One window from the genome of Crateriforma spongiae encodes:
- a CDS encoding MarR family winged helix-turn-helix transcriptional regulator, whose translation MKAGGLQRELKRKTPFDSAQQEANLNVIRTADQMINRCGKFFRDYGLTTSQYNVLRILRNEGAALPSLEIGQRMVQTVPAITGLIDRLEKQDLVVRRRCDQDRRVVYVQITAAGKRLLRKIDAPLIDLHHQISGTLTKAELKEVSRLMEKVRAALDASDQ comes from the coding sequence ATGAAAGCCGGCGGACTACAGCGTGAATTAAAGCGAAAGACTCCGTTTGATTCTGCGCAACAAGAGGCCAATCTGAATGTCATTCGGACGGCCGACCAGATGATCAATCGTTGTGGCAAATTCTTTCGCGATTACGGTTTGACGACGTCGCAGTACAACGTGCTTCGGATTTTGCGGAACGAAGGCGCCGCACTGCCGTCGCTGGAAATCGGGCAGCGAATGGTCCAAACCGTTCCGGCGATCACAGGTTTGATCGATCGGTTGGAAAAGCAAGATTTGGTCGTTCGTCGCCGCTGTGATCAGGACCGACGGGTGGTCTATGTCCAGATCACCGCGGCCGGCAAGCGGTTGCTACGAAAGATCGATGCGCCGCTGATCGACTTGCATCACCAAATCAGTGGTACTCTGACGAAGGCCGAACTCAAGGAAGTCAGCCGTTTGATGGAAAAGGTTCGCGCCGCCCTGGA